In one window of Myotis daubentonii chromosome 13, mMyoDau2.1, whole genome shotgun sequence DNA:
- the COMTD1 gene encoding catechol O-methyltransferase domain-containing protein 1 — protein MIQPVPRLSVPAALALGSAALGAAFATGLFLGRRCSSRRSRREKRLLPPEDSPLWQYLLSRSLREHPALRSLRLLTLEQPQGESMMTCEQAQLLANLARLIKAKKALDLGTFTGYSALALALALPPAGRVVTCEVNPGPPELGRPLWRKAEEEHKIDLRLKPALETLDELLDAGEAGTFDVAVVDADKENCTLYYERCLQLLRPGGILAVLSVLWRGRVLQPQPRDLETQCVRNLNERILRDARVHISLLPLGDGLTLAFKI, from the exons ATGATCCAGCCCGTGCCTCGGCTCTCTGTGCCCGCCGCGCTGGCCCTGGGATCGGCTGCTCTGGGCGCTGCCTTCGCTACCGGCCTTTTCCTGG GGAGACGGTGCTCTTCACGGCGATCCCGGCGAGAGAAGCGCCTGCTGCCCCCCGAGGACAGCCCCCTGTGGCAGTACCTGCTGAGCCGCTCCTTGCGGGAGCACCCAGCGCTGCGGAGCCTGCGGCTG ctgaCGCTGGAGCAGCCGCAGGGAGAGTCCATGATGACCTGTGAGCAGGCCCAGCTTCTGGCCAACCTGGCGCGGCTCATTAAGGCCAAGAAGGCGCTGGACCTGG GCACGTTCACAGGCTACTCGGCCCTAGCACTGGCCCTAGCCCTGCCCCCGGCCGGGCGCGTGGTGACCTGCGAGGTGAACCCGGGGCCCCCGGAGCTGGGGCGGCCCCTATGGCGGAAG GCTGAAGAGGAACACAAGATTGACCTTCGGTTGAAGCCCGCCCTGGAAACCCTGG ATGAGCTCCTGGACGCGGGCGAAGCTGGCACCTTCGACGTAGCCGTGGTGGACGCCGACAAGGAGAACTGCACCCTCTACTACGAGCGGTGCCTGCAGCTGCTGCGCCCCGGAGGCATCCTCGCTGTCCTCAGT GTCCTGTGGCGGGGACGAGTGTTGCAACCCCAACCGCGAGACTTGGAAACGCAGTGCGTCCGAAACCTGAACGAGCGCATCCTGCGCGACGCCCGGGTGCACATCAGCCTCCTGCCCCTGGGCGACGGCCTCACCTTAGCCTTCAAAATCTAA